The Clostridia bacterium genome includes a region encoding these proteins:
- the pfkA gene encoding 6-phosphofructokinase produces MSEEKKTIGIMTSGGDAPGMNATIRAVVRSALSRDMRVMGIMRGYNGLINDEVKEMHMRSVSEILHRGGTILYTARCDEFRALEGQIKAAEICRKHGMSGVVVIGGDGSFRGAVDLSKQGINCVGIPATIDNDIAASEYTIGFDTAMNTACEMIDKLRDTSQSHERCSVVEVMGRHAGHLALEVGAASGATSIVIPEIPIDIEKDIIDKINRVQRKGKKHFIIVVAEGTGLTNEISRRIQEETGIESRVTVLGHVQRGGAPTVRERVMASAMGYRAVELLSYGVTNRVVVLRNTQITDMDINEALGMKKQIDMKLYQISNTISI; encoded by the coding sequence ATGAGCGAAGAAAAGAAAACCATAGGCATAATGACCAGCGGAGGCGACGCCCCCGGCATGAACGCCACGATACGCGCCGTCGTCAGAAGCGCGCTTTCGCGCGATATGCGCGTTATGGGCATAATGCGCGGCTACAACGGCCTTATCAACGACGAGGTCAAAGAAATGCATATGCGCAGCGTTTCGGAGATACTCCACCGCGGCGGCACGATTCTTTATACCGCGCGCTGCGACGAGTTCCGCGCGCTTGAGGGACAGATAAAGGCCGCCGAAATCTGCAGGAAGCACGGGATGAGCGGCGTCGTCGTTATCGGCGGCGACGGCTCTTTCAGAGGCGCGGTCGATCTGTCGAAGCAGGGGATAAACTGCGTCGGCATACCCGCGACAATCGACAACGACATCGCGGCGAGCGAATACACAATCGGCTTCGATACCGCTATGAATACCGCCTGCGAAATGATAGACAAGCTTCGCGACACCTCGCAGTCGCACGAACGCTGCTCCGTCGTAGAGGTTATGGGCCGTCACGCCGGCCACCTCGCGCTTGAGGTCGGAGCCGCCTCCGGCGCGACTTCGATAGTTATTCCCGAGATCCCGATCGACATTGAGAAGGATATAATCGACAAGATCAACAGGGTGCAGCGCAAGGGCAAAAAGCACTTCATAATCGTAGTCGCCGAGGGCACCGGTCTGACGAACGAGATATCGCGCCGCATTCAGGAGGAAACCGGCATCGAGAGCCGCGTCACCGTTCTCGGTCACGTCCAGCGCGGCGGTGCGCCGACCGTACGCGAAAGGGTCATGGCGAGCGCGATGGGATACCGCGCCGTAGAGCTGCTTTCCTACGGCGTGACAAACCGCGTCGTAGTGCTGAGAAACACGCAGATAACCGATATGGATATCAACGAGGCGCTCGGGATGAAAAAGCAGATCGACATGAAGCTTTATCAGATATCCAACACCATTTCGATATAA
- a CDS encoding helix-turn-helix transcriptional regulator yields MDSKVTDTAQRLKGLREMEDISVSQMASALGISEEVYNEYEAGKRDFSISFLHNCAKQLGVDVVDIITGESPKLSGYTVVRTNERQPIERRRGFTYNHLNPNFKGKIVEAFEVFCPYSEAEHIMGIPLSTHKGQEMDFVLEGELDVVVDGHVERLKPGDTLYMDSSNPHGMNAVGKEGCRFLAIVASVE; encoded by the coding sequence ATGGACAGCAAAGTCACCGATACCGCTCAGCGACTCAAGGGACTGCGCGAGATGGAGGATATTTCCGTTTCGCAGATGGCGTCCGCGCTCGGCATTTCAGAGGAAGTTTACAACGAATACGAAGCGGGGAAGCGCGACTTCTCGATATCCTTCCTGCATAACTGCGCAAAGCAGCTCGGCGTCGACGTCGTCGACATAATCACCGGCGAAAGCCCGAAGCTTTCCGGCTACACCGTCGTCCGCACCAACGAGCGCCAGCCGATCGAACGCCGCAGGGGATTTACCTACAACCACCTCAACCCGAACTTCAAGGGCAAGATCGTCGAGGCGTTCGAGGTCTTCTGCCCGTATTCCGAAGCGGAGCACATCATGGGCATACCGCTTTCGACGCACAAGGGGCAGGAGATGGACTTCGTCCTCGAGGGCGAGCTTGACGTCGTCGTCGACGGGCACGTCGAACGCCTGAAGCCGGGCGATACGCTTTATATGGATTCCTCCAATCCTCACGGTATGAATGCCGTCGGCAAGGAAGGCTGCCGCTTCCTCGCGATAGTCGCGTCGGTCGAATAA
- a CDS encoding uracil-DNA glycosylase produces the protein MEELRKECLECKRCELWKTRNNVVFGKGDPHADIMFIGEGPGEQEDLQGLPFVGRAGQLLDKMLDAAGIPLGSVYIANTVKCRPPHNRDPLPEEKDACRGWLQRQIELINPKVIIALGRISAADYVKEDIRIMKEHGQWMERDGRKCMAMLHPAALLRNPNLKPEAFADILKVRDYIEENN, from the coding sequence ATGGAAGAGTTACGCAAAGAATGCCTCGAATGCAAGCGCTGCGAGCTGTGGAAAACGCGCAATAACGTCGTTTTCGGCAAGGGCGATCCGCACGCCGACATTATGTTTATCGGCGAAGGCCCGGGCGAGCAGGAGGACCTGCAGGGCCTTCCGTTCGTCGGCAGGGCGGGGCAGCTGCTCGATAAGATGCTCGACGCCGCCGGCATACCGCTCGGCAGCGTCTATATCGCGAACACCGTCAAATGCCGTCCGCCGCACAACCGCGATCCGCTGCCGGAGGAGAAGGACGCCTGCCGCGGCTGGCTTCAGCGCCAGATCGAACTGATAAACCCAAAGGTCATAATCGCGCTCGGGCGTATCTCCGCCGCCGACTACGTCAAAGAGGACATTCGCATAATGAAGGAGCACGGTCAGTGGATGGAACGCGACGGCAGAAAGTGTATGGCGATGCTCCATCCCGCCGCTTTGCTTCGCAACCCGAATCTCAAACCCGAGGCGTTCGCCGACATCCTCAAGGTGCGGGACTATATAGAAGAGAACAACTGA
- a CDS encoding methylated-DNA--[protein]-cysteine S-methyltransferase — MNAAVFDSPVGKLFIAENDGRICELSYYNGEAVETRESRLLIEAQIQLKEYFAGVRTDFDLPLTEDGSDFALAVRREMLKIPYGATRAYSEIAAAIGKPGAARAVGMACHNNPVAIIIPCHRVIGVNTNLVGYAGGVEKKEYLLRLERAIF; from the coding sequence ATGAACGCAGCGGTATTTGACAGTCCCGTAGGCAAGCTGTTTATCGCGGAAAATGACGGGCGCATATGCGAACTGTCATATTATAACGGAGAAGCCGTTGAAACGCGGGAAAGCCGTCTGCTTATCGAAGCGCAGATACAGCTGAAGGAGTATTTCGCCGGCGTCCGCACGGATTTCGACCTGCCGCTGACCGAAGACGGCTCCGATTTCGCGCTCGCGGTAAGGCGCGAGATGCTGAAGATACCCTATGGCGCGACGCGCGCCTACTCCGAGATCGCCGCCGCGATAGGAAAACCGGGCGCGGCGCGCGCGGTAGGTATGGCGTGTCATAATAATCCGGTCGCGATAATCATCCCCTGCCATCGCGTGATAGGCGTTAACACCAATCTCGTCGGCTACGCCGGAGGAGTTGAAAAGAAGGAATACCTGCTTCGTCTCGAACGCGCGATATTCTGA